A single region of the Pseudomonas mandelii genome encodes:
- the rluB gene encoding 23S rRNA pseudouridine(2605) synthase RluB: MSINDQKDDQEIGPAGEKLQKVLARIGVGSRRDVEAWISHGRIKVNGKDATLGQRVDMHDAITIDGKVIKREEAAESVRRVIMYNKPDGEICTRLDPEGRPTVFDKMPRPKEGRWINIGRLDINTTGLLMFTTDGELANRLMHPSYEMDREYAVRVRGEVDDEMIERLKAGVVLEDGPAKFTDIKQAPGGEGFNHWYHCVVMEGRNREVRRLWESQGLVVSRLKRVRFGPVFLNSDLPMGRWREMSQYEVDILSAEVGLTPVAMPQMNAKSKDKLDRMQRKSSRPMGKTERVRSLRPAIGNQTAATPRDSREPQIEGERPARKPAAPRADGERGPRTPRPANGRTERGEGRGAPSGGRSDRGAPAGRGESRGESGRGTPVADRPSDTKRPAKAPAKKRPGIVLVDKDAPSGKRRGAPAGSGQRPGFGRRKPE, encoded by the coding sequence ATGAGTATCAACGACCAGAAAGACGACCAGGAAATCGGCCCAGCAGGCGAAAAACTGCAGAAAGTCCTCGCCCGTATCGGCGTCGGCTCGCGCCGTGACGTGGAAGCCTGGATCAGCCACGGCCGCATCAAGGTCAATGGCAAAGACGCCACCCTTGGGCAGCGCGTCGACATGCACGACGCCATCACCATTGATGGCAAGGTGATCAAGCGCGAAGAAGCCGCCGAGTCGGTACGCCGCGTGATCATGTACAACAAGCCCGACGGTGAAATCTGCACTCGCCTTGATCCGGAAGGCCGTCCGACCGTTTTCGACAAGATGCCGCGCCCGAAAGAAGGTCGCTGGATCAACATCGGTCGCCTGGACATCAACACCACCGGCCTGCTGATGTTCACCACCGACGGTGAGCTGGCCAACCGCCTGATGCACCCGTCCTACGAAATGGACCGTGAATACGCGGTACGTGTCCGTGGTGAAGTCGATGACGAAATGATCGAGCGTCTAAAGGCAGGCGTCGTCCTCGAAGACGGCCCGGCCAAGTTCACCGACATCAAGCAAGCACCTGGTGGCGAAGGTTTCAACCATTGGTACCACTGCGTGGTGATGGAAGGTCGCAACCGCGAAGTTCGTCGTCTGTGGGAATCCCAGGGCCTGGTGGTCAGCCGTCTGAAGCGCGTGCGTTTCGGTCCGGTGTTCCTCAACTCCGACCTGCCGATGGGCCGCTGGCGCGAAATGAGCCAGTACGAAGTCGACATTCTGAGTGCTGAAGTCGGCCTGACCCCAGTGGCCATGCCGCAAATGAACGCCAAGAGCAAAGACAAGCTCGACCGCATGCAGCGTAAATCGTCGCGTCCAATGGGCAAGACCGAGCGCGTGCGTTCGTTGCGTCCAGCCATCGGCAACCAGACCGCTGCTACGCCGCGTGACTCCCGTGAACCGCAAATCGAAGGCGAGCGTCCAGCCCGCAAACCAGCAGCGCCACGCGCTGATGGCGAGCGCGGTCCACGCACGCCGCGTCCGGCCAACGGTCGCACTGAACGTGGCGAAGGCCGTGGTGCTCCAAGTGGTGGTCGCAGTGATCGCGGTGCTCCAGCCGGTCGTGGCGAGTCTCGTGGTGAGTCGGGTCGCGGTACGCCAGTGGCAGACCGTCCTTCCGACACCAAGCGCCCGGCCAAGGCACCGGCGAAGAAGCGCCCAGGCATCGTTCTGGTCGACAAGGATGCGCCATCAGGCAAACGCCGTGGTGCGCCAGCCGGTTCGGGCCAGCGTCCGGGCTTTGGTCGTCGCAAGCCTGAGTAA
- a CDS encoding DUF1289 domain-containing protein, with protein sequence MSSTKDPCISVCKFADDICLGCGRSKREIRAWKKLDKSDKRTVLAEASLRLIKLGAAGRRKGK encoded by the coding sequence ATGAGCTCAACCAAAGACCCCTGCATCAGCGTCTGCAAATTCGCCGATGACATCTGCCTCGGCTGCGGCCGCAGCAAGCGCGAGATCAGGGCCTGGAAGAAACTCGACAAGTCCGACAAGCGCACGGTGCTGGCCGAAGCGTCGCTGCGGTTGATCAAACTTGGCGCCGCCGGTCGGCGGAAAGGCAAGTAA
- the scpB gene encoding SMC-Scp complex subunit ScpB, producing MNLTEPRELAPLLEAFLLASGKPQSLERLFELFEEGERPEPPVFKKALTILAKSCDGRAFELKEVASGYRLQIREKFSPWVGRLWEERPQRYSRAMLETIALIAYRQPITRGEIEDVRGVAVNSHIVKTLLEREWIRIVGYRDVPGKPAMFATTKAFLDHFNLKNLDDLPPLAELRELEPDPVLDFDDAPVPAGLQELADASAEPEEPKEETSFHTLLLELDTMEEGLKTDFDDILRDSAVTDSEEVLDQPEPEIEVELQVEPEATVEEEPEEELEDDVLGVAEAREKLLAAVAALEQHKPEPELSDEEAEARALAEAIEAERREFDD from the coding sequence ATGAACCTGACTGAACCCCGCGAGCTGGCGCCATTGCTTGAAGCCTTTCTGTTGGCCTCGGGAAAACCGCAATCGCTTGAACGCCTGTTCGAACTCTTCGAAGAGGGCGAGCGCCCTGAGCCGCCAGTCTTCAAGAAAGCCCTGACGATTCTGGCCAAGTCCTGCGACGGCCGCGCCTTCGAGCTGAAGGAAGTGGCCTCCGGGTATCGCCTGCAGATCCGCGAAAAGTTCTCGCCGTGGGTAGGCCGTTTGTGGGAAGAACGCCCGCAGCGTTATTCCCGCGCCATGCTCGAAACCATCGCCTTGATCGCCTATCGCCAGCCGATCACCCGGGGCGAGATCGAGGACGTGCGGGGCGTGGCGGTCAACAGTCACATCGTCAAGACCCTGCTGGAACGCGAGTGGATTCGTATCGTCGGGTACCGCGACGTGCCTGGCAAACCGGCGATGTTCGCCACCACCAAGGCGTTTCTCGACCACTTCAACCTGAAGAACCTCGACGATTTGCCGCCACTGGCTGAGTTGCGAGAGCTGGAGCCTGATCCGGTGCTCGATTTTGACGACGCACCGGTACCGGCAGGCTTGCAGGAACTGGCGGATGCCAGTGCCGAACCGGAAGAACCCAAGGAGGAGACCAGTTTCCATACGCTGTTGCTGGAACTGGACACCATGGAAGAGGGGCTCAAGACCGACTTCGATGACATCCTGCGTGATAGTGCGGTGACGGATTCCGAAGAGGTGCTGGATCAGCCTGAGCCTGAAATCGAAGTTGAACTTCAAGTCGAGCCTGAAGCCACAGTCGAAGAAGAACCGGAAGAAGAGTTGGAAGATGACGTGCTGGGTGTCGCCGAAGCGCGGGAGAAACTTCTGGCTGCTGTGGCTGCCCTCGAACAGCACAAACCCGAACCCGAATTGAGCGACGAAGAGGCCGAAGCCCGGGCTCTGGCCGAAGCCATCGAAGCCGAACGCCGCGAATTCGACGACTGA